A genomic region of Homalodisca vitripennis isolate AUS2020 chromosome 5, UT_GWSS_2.1, whole genome shotgun sequence contains the following coding sequences:
- the LOC124362453 gene encoding carbonic anhydrase 2-like, with protein MNRVHSWIVVFTIVACVGLLEASIGERPYRPEGDENDKRGLLENTLKKRLKYLYGISQAGPIHSFQSSGTAGLGNSKCGWPMTSVTFNHPIQSPIDLITNKAVTMNLPTLGIIKGNTDGVLAKLYNSGHTVYVYIEEDSFFRPHLIGGPLKTKYIFEQMHFHWGSEDIWGSEHFIDGESFAVEIHAVHYNSKYNTYTNASSQPDGLAVLTIFAEAHTADNEKLNPLYHLLPNVTKAKSSVELPSWDALKWVASALSTNHEYYTYPGSLTTEPYTENVIFILLPKPITLSVTQLSAFRDIHGDNDHRVTDNKRQLQPLHNRPIVRSFNMD; from the exons ATG AATCGAGTACATTCCTGGATAGTTGTCTTTACCATTGTCGCCTGCGTGGGGCTCCTGGAGGCCTCTATCGGCGAGAGACCCTACAGGCCTGAAGGCGATGAAAACGACAAAAGAGGACTCTTAG aaaatactttgaaaaaaagGCTGAAGTATTTGTATGGAATTTCGCAAGCTGGTCCCATCCATTCATTCCAAAGCAGTG gAACTGCAGGCTTAGGTAATTCAAAATGTGGCTGGCCGATGACTTCGGTGACTTTCAACCATCCCATCCAGTCACCTATAGACCTAATCACAAATAAGGCCGTGACTATGAATCTACCAACTTTAGGTATCATAAAAGGAAATACAGATGGAGTCCTGGCGAAACTGTACAATTCTGGACATACAG TGTACGTGTACATAGAAGAAGATTCATTTTTCAGACCGCATTTAATAGGTGGACCCTTAAAGACAAAGTATATCTTTGAGCAAATGCATTTCCACTGGGGAAGCGAAGACATTTGGGGAAGTGAACATTTTATCGACGGTGAGAG CTTCGCTGTAGAAATCCATGCTGTGCACTACAACAGTAAGTATAACACTTATACAAATGCGTCATCACAACCAGATGGTTTGGCTGTTCTCACCATTTTTGCTGAG GCTCACACTGCTGACAATGAGAAGCTCAATCCTCTGTACCATCTGCTGCCCAACGTGACCAAGGCTAAGAGCTCGGTGGAGTTGCCCAGTTGGGATGCCCTAAAGTGGGTTGCCAGCGCCTTGTCAACCAATCACGAATACTACACCTATCCCGGCTCCcttaccactgagccatacacggAGAACGTCATCTTCATTCTTCTACCGAAACCCATCACACTGTCTGTGACCCAG CTGAGTGCATTTAGAGATATCCACGGAGACAATGACCACCGTGTGACCGACAACAAGAGACAACTGCAGCCGCTGCACAATCGCCCCATCGTGCGCTCCTTTAACATGGACTAG